The candidate division WOR-3 bacterium sequence TATGATTACCTGATGAAACCGGATACAGCGAGTAATCATCCCCATGCTTTTTCCATTGATAGGGGTTATATAAGGTGGAAGACATCCACCACACCCGTTGCCTTTAGTGGCACAATTGATATAAATATGAAGGCAGGTTACACAAAGGATTCGGATTGGCTTGTAAGATTTAAATACGGACAGGCTGACTGGACTTTACCTTATATTGGTAAATACATTCCTGATGCTAAACTTATGATTGGATTACAGAAAGTCTATTTTGGATTGGCTGATTTATGGGAATACCCACTTATTGAAAAGTCATTGGAAGACCATCTCAAAAAAATCAATACCGCTGATTTGGGTGTTGGGTTCTATGGTTATTTACCCAATGGGTTTGGTGATATTTCTATCCAAACCTTTAACGGATCTGGTTATAGCAAACCAACAGAGATTGATTTGAATAAAGCAAAATGTTTTAATGCTTCAGTTGTTCCGCCTGTATTCTTACGAAATTTTGGAATAATGTTAAAGGGTTCTTACTGGATGGAGAAGACCACTACAAAATACTGGAGTGCAGCGGATAGTGAAACCCTTTCCGTTGATTTAACTGAAAATAGAATGGCAGGGGTTGTCCAATTAAGGTATGCATCTGCATCATTGATTGGTGAGTATTTTATTTCTGAAGATGGTAAGACCCCTGATAACAAAATAACCAAGGGTGTGGGATATTCATTTATCGGTCAGATTGATATAACCAAGAACTTTTCAGTTTTAGCCCGTTACGATATATGGGATAAGAATGCAACAGATACGACAGCCGCGGCTAATATAGATGCGGTTTACACCAAAATTTTGGGATTAAATTACAAAATAAGTGACAATCTTTTATTTCAGGTAAATTACCAACTTACTGAATATCAAGATACCTTGAAGGTTCCGGTAGATAAGTTTATGATTCAAGCAAAGTGTTCCTTTTAGTATTAGGAGGTTAATATGAGAAACTTGTTGGTTTTATCATTACTGATAGGATTAGGCTTTAGCCAGAGCCTTGTGATCCAGGGTTCAACAACAGTTCTACCCATTGCCCAGGCTGCAGCAGAAGCATATATGGAGAAACACCCTGATGCAGATATTATGGTGCGGGGGGGTGGTTCAGGAACCGGTATTGCGGCACTCATTGACCGTGCCTGTGATATTGCCAATTCTTCAAGACCAATGAAGACAAAAGAAATCAAACAGGCACGTGAAAAGGGTGTAAATGCAGTAGGAACTGTGATTGCAATGGATGGAATTGCGGTTATCGTTCATCCCAGTAATCCAATCAATGAAATTTCTGTTGAAGACTTGAAAAAGATATATACCGGTAAAATGACCAACTGGAATGCACTCGGTGGCAAAGGCAATATCGTTGTCGTATCAAGGGATGCGGCTTCAGGAACTTATGAGGTTTTCAATGAGAAGGTTCTTGGCGGTGCAAAACTAACTGATGGTGCATTGATGCTTGCATCCAATCTTGAAGTAGCAAGGGCAGTAGAGCAAACCCCGGGTGGAATAGGATATGTGGGGCTCGGTTATCTGAGCGACAAAGTCAAAGTGCTGAAGGTTAACGGAGTTACACCTTCAGAAGCAACTGTCCAAAATGGCACTTATCCTCTTGCACGTCCATTATATATGTATACGAATGGTAATCCATCAGGCATTGCCAAATCCTTCATTGAATTCATACTTTCAACTGAAGGACAGACAATAGTCCGCGATAATGGCTTTGTGCCGGTTAAATAGATACTATTACCCCTCACTTTCCTCCCCCCCTGGGGGAGAGGATTAAGGTGAGGGGTATGATTCTTCAGAGAAAATGTTTTGAGGGAGTTTGAATGCTGCTGAACCGCAGAATGACTGAGGGTACAATAAAAATTGTTCTCTTTATTATTGCTCTAAGTGCGCTCGTCTTCCTTGCAGGAATAGTGATTGTATTGATTTCTCAAGGAACACCAATTTTGAAATTTGTCAGTCTCAAAGATTTCCTCTTCGGGATGGAATGGTATCCAACCCACGAAGAACCAGAATTCGGAATTTTACCAATGATATACGGTTCTTTAATTGTCACCTTCGGTGCGCTGATACTTGCTACACCATTAGGTATTATGTGTGCTCTTTACATTGCTGAGGTTGCACCAAAGTGGCTTAAAGAGACACTCAAGCCAATTATTGAATTGCTTGCTGGTGTGCCTTCGGTGATATATGGGTTATTCGGTGCACTCTTTATTGCCCCCATAATTCAAAGATTTTT is a genomic window containing:
- a CDS encoding phosphate ABC transporter substrate-binding protein; the encoded protein is MRNLLVLSLLIGLGFSQSLVIQGSTTVLPIAQAAAEAYMEKHPDADIMVRGGGSGTGIAALIDRACDIANSSRPMKTKEIKQAREKGVNAVGTVIAMDGIAVIVHPSNPINEISVEDLKKIYTGKMTNWNALGGKGNIVVVSRDAASGTYEVFNEKVLGGAKLTDGALMLASNLEVARAVEQTPGGIGYVGLGYLSDKVKVLKVNGVTPSEATVQNGTYPLARPLYMYTNGNPSGIAKSFIEFILSTEGQTIVRDNGFVPVK